Part of the Panulirus ornatus isolate Po-2019 chromosome 28, ASM3632096v1, whole genome shotgun sequence genome, AATGTCCCTGCGTTCAATGGCGTGTCATTACTGGAAGGTTGACGGCCTTCTTTGCCCTTTGAACTTCCCCCCCGTGGTCAAGAGAAGGTGAGAGGCCTGAGTGTGCCCTAATAtttgggtcaggtcaggagggtGGAGTTGCTTGGAGCTGCTATAAAAGCAAGCGTCGTTACACTAGATCACCACACCACCTGAGAACCACAGACAACCAACATGAAAGCAGTAAGTCTCGTGTCTAAAGGATAGTGTTGCCACACGCTCCTCTAGTCCTACCTGTCTGTCCGATTCATAGTTATCAGTAATGATTTTGTTTAGGTCACTTTTTCAGGAGTCAAACTCTGCTGGACGATTAGTAAACCTTATTGGATCCCACTTCAAGTGTCAGTGGCCGAAATACCTGGACTGTGACCATTCAAAATATTTTCGCTGTTTCATTTCCATATTTGACGGGACAATAGATGCTAAAACTTACACTCACTGAATACCATCTGAAGATGTTTTTTAGTATTTTCCTCGACACTTATAGAATGAGCTGTCAGGGCACTGGTAATGGTTGACTTTGCATCCCATTTTCCTCGTATCATCATAATATAAAACTTATGTCATAACACCTGTAGTAATACTGTCCTTCTTCGTCGTCCCACGACACCAAAATCTAATGCTAACGGTCCAGTTTCTTATGGATTGCATTTCAATGGTTTCCCTCTAGCTTTTTCGAGCAGTCTCCACCTCCTCTGGGTCTCCATGGCCCTCCTTGTTCTTGACTTCACACCATATCCTTCCTAGTATTATGTGttattattctaccattatcCACTGTCAGTGTTTATGTTTTATGTCAGGTACTCATCCTGTTGGGTTTGGCCGTCATGGTCGCTGCCCGTCCTGACATAGATCTCGACCTGGAAGACTTTCACCACGAGCAAGACATCGCCGAAGACACATCAGTGACTGGCTCGTACAGGTGAGTGTACACCTCCCAGGCTCGTTGGTCAACGGTTTTGAGACAGTCTCTCCTCACATAAGACACAGAATATTGTTAGCAGAAAGACAAGCCGTCCATCTGGCTCATATACGAGGGAATACCACAGACGCTTTATGATCGTACGTTATCGCTTTCTCGTTCCAGATGGACTTCACCTGAAGGTGTGGAATACTACGTTAAATACGTTGCCGACGAAGATGGTTTCCGTATACTGGAGTCCAACGCCGTCCCCGCCACTGCCGATGGCGTGAGTGCTGATGGCTCACAGGGATCCTTCATATCAATTGAGGATCTTGACGACTTCTTCGATGATAAGTAAAGGACAAAACCAAATGTTCCTTGAAATGACACTCCTCCCCCTGAGCTTTCAGACGTTGTAAAGTGACTgtggtgctcctcctcttccccaacatGACCTGCGTCATTCTTCGTCCCTAACAGTGAGGTCACCGGgcaggggtggccacaacaagagGATGGGACGAGGCTACAATGCCTGGACCTCCCCACCACTACTCTCATTCGACCAGCTACTGTTACCTATCTTTACATTTGATCTATTgcgactgtctgtctctcttcgtGCCGATGTCAGAATCTATTGTCGGTACCTTCTCTCAACTCAGTCCCTGTGGGCTACCCATTGTACCTTATAGTTATTTATTGCAAGAAGCAACAATAAAACTCTGAATATAAAACTCGTTttctctagtccaaagcctcttgcAAGTACATATAATCAAGATATTAGAATGATTTAAACGTTTTGAAATCTAGCGCACAATTTGTTCAGCGAACGTAGGTGACGACCAGCCTTATAGTGCCACGCACCTTACCTGCAAGACAGAGCTTCATGATATGACACAGTCAACTCGGCGGTCCAGCAGAGTATACTGGGACGACATCGACGTGGGGAGAAATTCTATGCATGAAGCAATGTGGTTCTGGGTCACAGAAACAGCTGCTGACCTTAGGCAGATAGTAGGTGTGTGGCACTTGGCGTCATTTTTAAAAGGTCACTCACACCTGTCCACGAGTGATCCTAACTGGCCTTTTGACGACCTACTCTTAGATTTGGTCATTTAAAGTAAAATCTTTTAAGTTTTTGACTGGTGAAAAATATCATCTTTCCATTATCATATCGTTATATAGGTATCCAAACGACGTATTGATCCCAGAACAATGTTAAGCGTGTATTCAACCCTTGTTCCATATCGTAGTTATGTAGTTTTCAGGTTAATCATTTCTGATAAGTGAGAGATAAGAGTCATGTTCCACTTAATATGTTGGATCTGGGGTTGCGAAATGGTCTTATGCTGTAATGTGTAAGAAAGAGGTACTTTTAGGGATTTTCGTTAACAAAATGAGCATAGATATGATCAGGTGTGATAACAGGACAGCAACTTGATCATATTTTACACTTATTGGATTGTTTTATATTGAAGGAGTTAAGGATTAGATAATTGGGAACTGCAATTAATGTGTCATTTTTTTCTAGCAGGTCCATCCAGGGTATTAAAAAGGGGATGGGATGGGCGGAAAGGGGTGTATCACTTGAAGAACCTGGAGCACGTATGGAAAGGGacatgggggggcgggggggtcccCAGTGAAGGGGGTCTACTGGTCATggatgaccccctcctcctctaaagGAAAAAGTTGGAGATCaggccttttttttgggggggggggaggggggtcagacTCTGAAGTACATACACAAATAATCTGAAGGCTGTAGGTGCTCCCTGAAGCTGTAGGGAGTTGGAACCTTGGTCTATTACCCTTCGTTACTGCCTTTGATCCTGTGGTACTTTAATCATAATTCAAGGCTGCCTGGTCGCCTATTTTCAATAGATGCAGTCAACTAAACGTACTATACTAAGTTGGGGTCGCATTTGGTGGCATCTCGTGGCCTTTAGTATGGCCGACATGTGCTAACGTAAAGCCTTACCAAGATTCTGAATTACCTACACGTAAAATCTGGCGCCTTTAAGTCCTACATTAAGCTGTAGCAAGTCTGAGCCTTGAAAGAAGGAGCCCTTGTTGGTCTTGAAGGTCAAGATCTTTATCTTCAGATACTTCCTCTGACCCTGAAGTACCCCCAAGATACTCTGAGGTTGCTGGGTCGTTTATCTAAGGCCGTGAACTAAATGTAATCTCTAAGGCTAGAGTGGCCATTAATGGCACTAAAGGCCAACAACTTGCACCAGTCTAAAACCTGGTTCAGAAACTGAGATACCAACTCGCAAAATGTGGAGGCTTCCAAGGGCTGCGATTCGGCTTTGAAGGTAATTAAGAAGTATGAAAGTTTAGAGAAGAGACAGGTATTTTGATTTTCTATTGACAACGAAATCGAAATTGTGTCCTTTTTTGAAATCATTCCATCACTGGCCATTCGTGTCGTGGGTGGGAGAAAGATCAGGGAGAGGGACAGCACTCGGGCAAGGGTTATGGGTCCTCACATGGTTGGGTGGCGACGTTTCTCAAACTCACTGCCTGATGTGCCATCGCACCCAGTTTTGGATGTCCCTAATGAAAGGTCGGGCAATATAGAACTTGTTGGAGGAACCGTGTTGCCCTTGATAACGCCAGTCATTTTTGTGAGTTGGGAGTTCGTCAAGGGGGAACCACCTCAGCTCTCTTAtctcccatttgctgccttgggTAAACTTGGTGTCAAGAGGGACTCCTGGTATGATGTAAAGCCGGACAGGTTGAGGACCTATTTGTCTTTCCAAATAATGATTCACGTCCAGCTTAGCGGAAATATCGAAACCAGTTTCCTCCAAGACCTCTCGTACTGCGCAGTCCTCATCTTCAATTTTGccttttggaaatttttttttttttttttttttttttttaaatttccaaaagaaggaacagagggggccaggtgaggatattccaaaaaaggtccagtcctctgttcttaacgctaccttgctaacgcgggaaatggcgaatagtttaaaagaaaagaaatatatatatatatatatatatatatatatatatatatatatatatatatatatatatatatatatataatatatatatatatatatatatatatatatatatatatttaatatatatatatatatatatatatatatatatatatatatatatatatatatatatatatatatatatatatatatatatatatatatatatatatatatatatatatatatatatatatatatatatatatatatatatatatatatatatatatatatatatatatatatatatatatatatatatatatatatatatatatatatatatatatatatatatatatatgaaaaatgtgatgataatgagggtGGTGGAAGAACAAGTCCAGAGAACAAACTTTATTCTAGACGTCTCAACACAAAGTCTTCTTCATGCAGAATAACATCGCAGGGAACCATCaagcatacatatatttacaggcCAAGTTCCTCACCCGTTTCGTTCCCTTTCTCCGATTGGCTAGACTGGTCCGCCGGTCCCAGCCCCGTCTTCCTGGCTGACCACTCACATATTACTATAAGACTTGAAATCTCCGCCCAGCTGACAGAGCGTGATCTCGTATTTGTGGCGTCTTCCACTCTTGCTCTTCTCTTCGTACCATCTGGTTAGACGCCCCTTCTTACTAACAGGTTCTGGGGATACTTAACTCACCTTCTTGTTCTGTTAATTTTCTTTCTAATCCACGCACTGTATCAGTGAGACAGGCTCGCCTTCATCTAGTGCAAGGGATCCTATAAACAATACTTGTTTTGTGTCACCAGCGCCGTCTTGCTCACCCACTTTAGGTCTTGTATGATCTCCAGCTTCCCCCACCAGACGATGTAGCAATGTACAAGCTGTTGTATTCCAGGATATCGTACAGGACTTGCCCCTGTCATTAATTAGGTGCGACAGGAAATCTAATTCAAGTCAattaattcatttctttattatctTCTTCCTGTTCGATACTCagtcttttttcttctcccctcccttaccctccttgCTTTGTTCTGGAGCATGTTGTGCTAAATCCTGGGGTAGCCCAGATTCAGTAAGAACTAGTCAATTCACCTCATCATCTACGTGTTCTTTGATGCAGTTCTTTTAAGTTAAAGCCTGAGAAATTATCTTATCTACGTGTTCTTTGATGCAGTTCTTTAAGTTAAGGCCTGAGAAATTATCTTATCTACGTGTTCTTTGATGCAGTTCTTTAAGTTAAGGCCTGAGAAATTATCTTATCTACGTGTTCTTTGATGCAGTTCTTTAAGTTAAGGCCTGAGAAATTATCTTATCTACGTGTTCTTTGATGCAGTTCTTTAAGTTAAGGCCTGAGAAATTATCTTATCTACGTGTTCTTTGATGCAGTTCTTTAAGTTAAGGCCTGAGAAATTATCTTATCTACGTGTTCTTTGATGCAGTTCTTTAAGTTAAGGCCTGAGAAATTATCTTATCTACGTGTTCTTTGATGCAGTTCTTTAAGTTAAGGCCTGAGAAATTATCCTATGATAAGTCCTGATTCTGTCCTACTGCTGTTCGCTGACGAAAAGCGAATG contains:
- the LOC139757850 gene encoding uncharacterized protein, with product MKAVLILLGLAVMVAARPDIDLDLEDFHHEQDIAEDTSVTGSYRWTSPEGVEYYVKYVADEDGFRILESNAVPATADGVSADGSQGSFISIEDLDDFFDDK